One bacterium genomic window, AACGTGAAGGAGTTCAAGCTGTCCAGGGACAACTTCTCCAACCAGGAGGTCATCAACGCCTCTTTCGGGACCCTGGGCACCATGGAGATATCGGATAGCGCCTACCTGCAGATATTCCTTCTCCCGTCGACCCTGGAATCGTCTCCACTGTGGCACGGCTTCTCCGAGGGCGCTGTCGGGGCATTCTACCTCCAGAATGGTGGTATCAATGAGGATGACACGCTGTCTCTGGTAAGATGGTTCCTGGAACACGAACTGGAAAAACCTCTTCTGGTACGTCAGATCGAGGATACTCCGGCCCATATCGACATGGGGGCGGAGATGTTCAAAGAGCTTTTCAATATGATCCAGAACCGCCAGGCAATAAGCGAGGATATGCAAGCATGAGTCAGACCGGCAGGGACATTCTCATCGTCGACGATGATACAAGCATCCAGGAGCTGCTCAGGATCATCCTCACCAAGCACGGGTATACGGTGCATCAGGCCACCAACGGCGAGGAGGCTATCCACAGGTACATGGAAGTGGATCCGGACCTCGTGATCAGCGACATCTCCATGCCGAAAGGAGATGGTTTCAACGTTGCCATCATCATCCGCAGCAAGGAAAGGGATGGGAAAAACATCCCGATCCTCCTGATCAGCGCCTTTTACGACGATCACGCCAACGTGAAGAACGCGGAAAGGTGCGGAGCTTCCGCCTTTCTGCCAAAACCGTTCACGCAGAAACAGCTCATGGATGCTGTGGAAAGCCTCCTCAGAAATGGTAATGACTGAGAACAGGTGCTCCTTCTGCGCAAGGCTCATGGTGCCGGGTTCACTGCGGTACGTTCTCATGTGGAAAATGTTCGCCGATTATGATGGTATAATCGATCTTGAGGATGAGCGTAGCCTCGAGAACACGATGAGGGCTGTCAAAATCGCCAACGGCGCCGACCTGGAGGACCAGGTGTACCTGGAGCGCCGCCATATCCTTTGCCCGTCCTGCCGGGAGGAGATCCTGGATTCGCTGGCCGCTTTTGAACACAGCCGGAGCGAACCGGAAGAACCAGCAGGCGGGAACGGGGAAGGGGAACGGAACCTGCACTGAAGAGCAGGCTTATGGTTGAGGGTTTATGGTTGATGACTTCGCAAAAAGTCCCGGATTGGACTTTTCGCGACCCTGTCAAGGTTGTACGTCACGCCGGCCGGATCTCTCTGAAAATCCGGCGAGCGTATTATGGATTGTTCCAGATGATCCGCCAGATGATCCACATCGTGTCCATGGCATAGCGGACGGTTCTGAAAACAGCGGGTTACGTGTTCCTGAGGGGGAACCATACCCGAAATCCGGCGATTGGACCCTTCCGGTCGGGGTCAGGGCGTCGATCAACAGTTCCTGACGCTGCCCGGACACGTTCTTCGGACCCGGACCGAAAAAACGGCCTCTCCGATGCCCCGACCGGAGGCCGGCCCAAACCAATCGCGGAATTCGGGCTATGGGGCGCATTGATTTATTTTACGAAGTCATTCACTATCCCTATCCCATGCTTGGCTACAGACTCCACAGACGCCTTTCCGATGCGATCCTCAAGGCTTTCCAGGTTTCTTCGGATCCCGAGGTGCAGCTTTCCCGCACCGCCAGGGTGCTCGCCCACGGCCTGGGCGCCGACCTTTGCCTTCTCTGCGTCCGGGGAAGCGACCTTCGGACTATCCTGCTAAGGGGGATCTATGCAGGTGAAGAGATGCCCATGTCTGCTCCCGGGCCAGAAACTGAAGCCTACCTCCTGGACATCCTGACCGGAGGTAAACCGGTCCTGTGGAGCAGCAGGGAGGGTAAGCCTGGTCCCCTTCCTGGCCCTCTCGAGGGGGGGCTTGCCAGCGCCCTGGTTTTCCCTGTCACGTGGCGCCAAAGTCCTGTGGCCCTGGCTGTCATCGGATACAGCTCCAGGAGAGCCGTACCCAGGCGTGTGGTCGGGGCTTTGAACTCCCTTTCCGACACCCTGGCGGCCATGGTGAGGGGCAGCGTGGTGCGCATGTACCAGACCCGCAAGAACGAGATGGCGGGTGAGCTGTTGAGGGTGTCAGAGCACCTGGGTGCCGCGGCGGATGTTCAGGGGTGTCTTGCCCGGATCGCCAGGGCGGGGTCCGATCTCACCGGCAGTACGGGAGCGGTGCTGCGGATCGTGGCCGGAGACCGGTTGACGGTCAAGGCGTTCTTTGCTGGAGAGCTTCCCGCCCTTTCGACCATCCACATCCCCAACGATCTTGCCTTTGCTGAAAAGGCGCTGGAAACGGGCCGATCGGTCATGGTCAACAGGACCGGTTTCGATCCCGGGCAGGCGGACCGCCCGGTGAGCCGGAACATGCTCTGTGTCCCTTTTGGCGAGGATGAAGGTTTTAAGGGAGTCCTGACCGTTTTCGATCGGGGAAGGCAGGGTGCATACCTTCCCTACGGACGTGTTGAAAGGGAAACGGTCAAGGCCCTCACCCGGCTCGGTATCACCGCTGTAAGCCAGATCGGGAAAGAGCACGAGGTCAGGAGGATCTCCCGGTCCCTGGAAAGAAGGGTCCGCGAACTGACTTTGCTGCACCAGATCAGCCGCGCTGTTCTGGAAAAGGAGGAGGTCAACGAGGTCCTGCGTTCCCTGCTTGAAGCGGTGACCAACCTCCGTGGGTTCGGGTTCGACCGAGCCTTCCTTTTCCTTCTCAATCCGGAAAAGAAAGTCCTCAACGGCCTGGTGGGAAGAGAGGTTTACGAGATCCCGGCCGGGCCAGAGGCCAGGCCAGAAGCCAGGGAAATAGCCGGGGAAGAAGGAGAGAGCCCGGCGGGGACGACCGGGCACAGGGAGCTTGACGAACTCATCTCAGGGTTCTCTATCCCTGTCAAACGGGAGGGCGGGGTCCTGCCCCTGACGGTCATGGAGAAGCGTTCCTATCGGATCCGGCTGCCAATGGATCGGGACCTCATCAGCGAGGAAGTCGTCACCCATCTCGGTGGTGTGGACTCCTTTGCAACCGTTCCCCTGGTGTCCGAGGGGAGGGTGCTGGGGGTGATCTGGGTTGACAACCTGCACACCAGGCGCCCCATCGGAAAGGAAGACTTCCAACTCCTCATCTCTGCCGCCGCCCAGGCGGGACTTGCCGTGGAAAGGTCACTCCAGGCGGAAGCCCTGTCCCTGCTAAACAGCCAGCTCATGGATCTTCAGAACCGGATGATCCAGTGGGAGAAGATGGCGGCCCTGGGAGAGATGGCCGCCTCGGTGGCGCACGATATCAGGAACCCTCTCGTCTCCATCGGCGGGTTCACGAGGAGGCTGCGCAAGCTCATTACTGATGAGGAACGGGGCCTCAAGTATGTCGATATCATTATCCGGGAGGTGGACCGGCTCGAGCAAACGCTGGACAACGTCATGTCCTACTCGAGGAGCTACGGTGCCATTGACCGGCGTCCCGTCTTCCTTTACGAACTTCTCGCCGAATGCGCCGAGCTGTTCAAG contains:
- a CDS encoding response regulator, with product MSQTGRDILIVDDDTSIQELLRIILTKHGYTVHQATNGEEAIHRYMEVDPDLVISDISMPKGDGFNVAIIIRSKERDGKNIPILLISAFYDDHANVKNAERCGASAFLPKPFTQKQLMDAVESLLRNGND
- a CDS encoding ATP-binding protein — its product is MGRIDLFYEVIHYPYPMLGYRLHRRLSDAILKAFQVSSDPEVQLSRTARVLAHGLGADLCLLCVRGSDLRTILLRGIYAGEEMPMSAPGPETEAYLLDILTGGKPVLWSSREGKPGPLPGPLEGGLASALVFPVTWRQSPVALAVIGYSSRRAVPRRVVGALNSLSDTLAAMVRGSVVRMYQTRKNEMAGELLRVSEHLGAAADVQGCLARIARAGSDLTGSTGAVLRIVAGDRLTVKAFFAGELPALSTIHIPNDLAFAEKALETGRSVMVNRTGFDPGQADRPVSRNMLCVPFGEDEGFKGVLTVFDRGRQGAYLPYGRVERETVKALTRLGITAVSQIGKEHEVRRISRSLERRVRELTLLHQISRAVLEKEEVNEVLRSLLEAVTNLRGFGFDRAFLFLLNPEKKVLNGLVGREVYEIPAGPEARPEAREIAGEEGESPAGTTGHRELDELISGFSIPVKREGGVLPLTVMEKRSYRIRLPMDRDLISEEVVTHLGGVDSFATVPLVSEGRVLGVIWVDNLHTRRPIGKEDFQLLISAAAQAGLAVERSLQAEALSLLNSQLMDLQNRMIQWEKMAALGEMAASVAHDIRNPLVSIGGFTRRLRKLITDEERGLKYVDIIIREVDRLEQTLDNVMSYSRSYGAIDRRPVFLYELLAECAELFKEKFRKKKVTLRRQLARDLPELSVDERRIKQAVLNLLFNAGESAASQSEVRFTAQVRDTGPDSGVIISVSDNGCGIDPADLGHIFEPFFTTKGAGTGLGLAIAQRAVSGHGGEIRVDNRHGEGVTFTIRLPI